The following proteins are encoded in a genomic region of Montipora foliosa isolate CH-2021 chromosome 8, ASM3666993v2, whole genome shotgun sequence:
- the LOC138012752 gene encoding asparagine synthetase [glutamine-hydrolyzing]-like: MCGIWAIFGLPEYSKYTTYAMKICQRGPDVFRMETIPHFQNCCLAFHRLAIVDDLHGMQPMRIKDLPHLYLIYNGEIYNHKEVGQKYDFQFFTKCDGEVLLHLYNRFGIEKMAQMLDGVFAFCIIDTAKKLVHIGRDTFGIRPLFTLSAADKETGILALSSEAKGLVPFIKNFEKNGDKIVVKPFPPSHFASYSLSAEGQTTFIEQKAFTEVGKMPVFDTRVKPDSSDVMENIRKLFSEAVRKRLMADRRIGCLLSGGLDSSLVASYLTKLAKESGIDYPIQTFSIGMEGSTDVAAARKVAKHIGSEHHEVIFTAEEGIQALRDVIYALETWDITTIRASVGMYLVSKYISKETDTVVIYSGEGSDELCQGYIYFHKAPSPEEADEESRRLLEDLYLYDVLRGDRSTAAHGLEIRVPFLDVHFTSYFLSLDPEIRQPKDGIEKWLLRSSFDDTDALPKEILWRAKEAFSDGVSSTKPGQAWFQILQNYIENQIPDEAMSNAEELYPDNTPKSKEGFYYRQIFEELFPGQSQFIPYLWMPKWTNATDPSARTLEHYKE; the protein is encoded by the exons ATGTGTGGGATCTGGGCGATATTTGGTCTTCCGGAATACTCAAAGTATACTACTTATGCTATGAAAATCTGCCAGCGAGGACCTGATGTTTTCCGTATGGAGACTATTCCTCACTTCCAAAACTGCTGTCTAGCATTTCATCGCCTTGCTATTGTGGATGATCTCCATGGCATGCAGCCAATGAGAATCAAGGATCTGCCGCATCTGTACCTCATATACAATGGGGAGATTTACAACCACAAAGAAGTTGGACAGAAGTACGACTTTCAATTCTTCACCAAATGTGACGGAGAAGTCTTGCTCCACCTTTACAACAGGTTTGGAATTGAGAAGATGGCTCAGATGTTGGAtggagtttttgccttttgcatTATTGATACTGCAAAGAAGCTAGTGCATATTGGCAGAGACACTTTTGGGATCCGTCCATTGTTTACATTGTCAGCAGCTGACAAAGAAACTGGAATTTTGGCTTTAAGCTCTGAAGCTAAAGGTCTTGTTCCTTTcataaaaaattttgaaaaaaatggtgaTAAAATTGTGGTAAAACCATTCCCTCCCAGTCATTTTGCATCATACAGCTTGTCAGCCGAAGGACAGACTACGTTTATTGAGCAAAAGGCATTCACAGAGGTAGGAAAGATGCCTGTATTTGACACAAGAGTGAAGCCAGATTCGTCAGACGTCATGGAAAATATCAGGAAGCTCTTCAGTGAAGCTGTACGCAAGCGTCTCATGGCAGATCGAAGGATTGGCTGTTTACTCTCTGGTGGCCTGGATTCCAGCTTGGTAGCATCCTATTTAACAAAGCTTGCAAAGGAAAGTGGAATTGACTACCCGATTCAGACCTTCTCAATTGGAATGGAAGGGAGTACAGATGTCGCAGCAGCGCGAAAAGTCGCAAAACACATTG GTAGTGAACATCATGAAGTCATATTCACAGCTGAAGAAGGCATCCAGGCATTGCGTGACGTCATCTATGCCTTGGAGACGTGGGACATAACAACAATTCGTGCTTCAGTGGGAATGTATCTTGTGAGCAAGTACATCAGTAAAGAAACAGACACTGTTGTCATCTACTCTGGGGAAGGTTCTGATGAACTTTGTCAGGGATACATTTATTTCCATAAAGCGCCAAGTCCAGAAGAAGCCGATGAAGAATCCCGAAGGCTTCTTGAGGATCTTTACTTGTATGATGTTCTCAGAGGTGACCGCTCAACAGCAGCTCATGGGTTGGAAATTCGTGTCCCTTTCTTAGACGTCCACTTTACATCGTACTTCTTGTCACTTGATCCAGAGATCCGTCAACCCAAAGACGGCATTGAGAAGTGGCTTTTGCGATCTTCATTTGATGACACAGATGCTTTGCCCAAGGAGATCCTGTGGCGTGCCAAAGAGGCATTCTCTGATGGGGTGTCCTCCACCAAACCAGGGCAGGCCTGGTTCCAGATCCTACAGAATTACATCGAGAACCAGATTCCAGATGAGGCAATGTCAAATGCAGAGGAGCTCTATCCTGACAACACTCCGAAGAGCAAAGAAGGCTTTTATTACCGGCAGATATTTGAGGAGCTCTTTCCTGGTCAAAGTCAGTTTATTCCATACTTGTGGATGCCAAAGTGGACCAATGCCACCGATCCCTCAGCTAGAACCTTGGAGCATTACAAAgaatag